One window of the Pedobacter ginsengisoli genome contains the following:
- a CDS encoding enoyl-ACP reductase has protein sequence MYNLLKGKRGIITGALDQNSIAWKVAEKAHEEGAQFVLTNAPIAMRMGEINTLAEKTGSQIVPADATNVDELTNLFTQSQEILGGKIDFVLHSIGMSVNIRKKIPYTELNYDYYQKGIDVSALSFHKMLAVAKKLDAINEGGSVVALTYMAAQRTYPFYTDMADIKAMLESIARSFGYHYGLEKKVRINTVSQSPTKTTAGSGIKGFGDFYDYADAIAPLGNADAESCADYCITLFSDLTRMVTMQNLFHDGGYSSTGVSDIVMQKMGLEE, from the coding sequence ATGTATAACTTACTAAAAGGTAAACGTGGTATTATTACCGGTGCATTAGACCAAAATTCAATAGCCTGGAAAGTTGCAGAAAAGGCACATGAAGAAGGCGCTCAATTTGTTTTAACCAATGCCCCTATTGCTATGAGAATGGGCGAAATTAATACATTGGCAGAAAAAACAGGCTCTCAGATCGTTCCTGCCGACGCTACCAATGTAGATGAACTTACCAATCTGTTTACACAATCGCAAGAAATTTTAGGTGGTAAAATCGACTTTGTACTTCACTCAATTGGTATGAGTGTAAACATTCGCAAAAAAATTCCTTATACAGAACTCAATTACGACTACTATCAAAAGGGTATAGATGTGTCTGCTCTTTCATTTCACAAGATGCTGGCTGTAGCTAAAAAACTTGATGCAATAAACGAAGGTGGCAGTGTTGTTGCCTTAACTTATATGGCTGCTCAACGAACATATCCATTTTATACAGATATGGCAGATATTAAAGCGATGCTTGAATCAATTGCACGCAGCTTTGGTTATCATTATGGTTTGGAGAAAAAAGTACGTATCAATACTGTGTCTCAATCACCTACTAAAACAACTGCCGGTTCAGGTATTAAAGGTTTTGGCGATTTCTATGACTACGCAGACGCTATAGCACCATTAGGCAATGCTGATGCTGAATCGTGCGCAGACTATTGCATCACTCTTTTCTCTGACCTGACGCGTATGGTAACCATGCAAAATCTTTTCCATGATGGAGGATATTCATCAACCGGAGTTAGTGATATTGTTATGCAGAAAATGGGATTAGAAGAATAA
- the recN gene encoding DNA repair protein RecN — translation MLQKLSIRNYALIDSVDLELDKGLNIITGETGAGKSIMLGALSLILGQRAETKYFFNQAKKCIIEGQFLLNDTTLQSFFEENDIDFYNESILRREISTDGKSRAFINDTPVTLTVMKQVGERLIDIHSQHATLEVNDPGFQLFVVDTLANHHTLLAQYREEYKVYKKAQQQLSTLQGAMTDARSRQDYEQFLFNELEAASLKSDEQEQLEAELQMLNNAENIKRSLVNSNNILSEQEISVLPLLKEAINQIQGIEKFNADYGALNERLRSSLIEIKDIAQEVIAFEEGIIFNPSRIEEINSRLDIIYNLQQKHRVNSIEELLAIETQLSKNLSELLSGDEEIERLEKEIAEMKELLTGKATELSANRSKSITSTENEVAKVLKQVGMPNAKIKIEQGALAELNVDGKDTITLLFAANSGQAPAPVGKVASGGELSRLMLAIKSIMAKHTSLPTLIFDEIDTGISGETAVRVGNVIGELEHNMQVICITHLPQIAAKGDAHYFVYKNEESERTTTGIRKLKSEDRIKAIAEMLSGKDPGASAIKNAQELLGIN, via the coding sequence ATGCTACAAAAACTTTCAATTCGGAACTATGCCTTAATTGATAGTGTTGATCTTGAACTTGATAAAGGTTTAAATATCATCACTGGCGAAACAGGTGCAGGTAAATCTATCATGCTTGGCGCGCTCTCTCTTATTTTGGGTCAGCGTGCAGAAACTAAATATTTCTTTAATCAGGCTAAAAAATGCATTATCGAAGGTCAATTTCTGCTTAATGATACTACATTACAATCCTTTTTTGAGGAAAATGATATTGATTTTTATAACGAAAGTATATTAAGAAGAGAAATATCTACAGATGGAAAGTCAAGAGCTTTCATAAATGATACCCCTGTTACCTTAACCGTAATGAAACAAGTTGGCGAGAGGCTTATTGATATCCACTCGCAACATGCTACTTTGGAGGTAAATGATCCGGGGTTTCAGCTATTTGTTGTTGATACCCTTGCCAATCATCACACATTGCTTGCTCAATACCGCGAAGAATATAAAGTTTATAAAAAAGCTCAGCAGCAGCTGTCAACATTACAGGGAGCCATGACTGATGCGCGTAGTCGCCAGGATTATGAGCAATTTCTTTTCAATGAATTAGAAGCAGCATCTTTAAAATCTGATGAGCAGGAACAGCTTGAGGCTGAGCTACAGATGCTCAACAATGCCGAAAACATTAAAAGAAGTCTGGTAAATAGTAACAATATATTGAGCGAACAGGAAATTTCTGTTCTCCCTTTGCTTAAAGAGGCCATTAACCAGATTCAGGGTATTGAGAAGTTTAACGCTGACTATGGCGCATTAAATGAACGTTTGCGTTCGTCTCTTATCGAAATTAAGGATATAGCCCAGGAAGTTATTGCATTTGAAGAAGGAATAATTTTTAATCCTTCGAGAATTGAAGAGATCAACTCTCGTTTAGATATTATTTACAACCTTCAGCAAAAACACAGGGTAAATTCTATTGAAGAATTACTGGCTATTGAAACACAATTATCTAAAAACCTAAGTGAGTTATTAAGTGGGGATGAAGAGATTGAACGACTTGAAAAAGAAATAGCCGAAATGAAGGAATTGCTTACTGGCAAAGCCACCGAGCTTTCGGCAAATAGAAGTAAATCTATAACCAGCACTGAAAATGAGGTAGCTAAAGTACTTAAGCAGGTTGGCATGCCTAATGCTAAAATTAAAATTGAACAGGGCGCACTTGCAGAATTAAATGTTGATGGGAAAGACACCATCACCTTATTATTTGCTGCCAATAGCGGACAAGCACCTGCTCCTGTTGGTAAAGTTGCATCGGGAGGAGAGTTATCAAGACTCATGCTGGCAATTAAGTCCATAATGGCAAAACATACCTCATTGCCTACTTTAATATTTGATGAAATTGATACCGGGATCTCGGGCGAGACGGCTGTTCGCGTAGGTAATGTAATTGGCGAACTGGAACATAACATGCAGGTAATATGCATTACGCACTTACCGCAAATTGCAGCCAAAGGTGATGCACATTATTTTGTTTATAAAAATGAAGAAAGTGAACGTACTACCACCGGCATCAGAAAATTAAAATCGGAAGACAGGATTAAAGCAATTGCCGAAATGCTTAGTGGCAAAGACCCAGGCGCCTCGGCTATAAAAAATGCCCAGGAATTACTTGGCATAAACTAA
- a CDS encoding M56 family metallopeptidase → MEAIVNNLIKATGWSIFHSLWQGAIIYGVLVAAISAFPKMDAKIKHNMAYGALCLIFLGFCITFFSLFKLPLNSIEVAAGQVSPVKQSEYLIHLPQDMSSITENFFPYLVSIYSIGILFQLFVLGIGYKKLLDLKWADRTSVPTQWVPVFEAMVAKLHLRQNIEFYLSSRVNVPLVIGYIKPVVLFPIALASQLDIKQVEAILIHELSHIRRNDYLLNLIKTGIETILFFNPFVWLGGRLINIEREHACDDLVLKFTGSPLTYAHALLKLEILKNKTTPVLSMAATGNEQHLYQRIKRITDMKTNYMNAKQQILAITLTIATIISLAWISPAKKAPTVNKEDQHSKKIDVEGIAIKSKIQTLLAPIVGEDCDNDHIKTDTTKKKNKFKIVTVDAKGNKKEYNSIKEMPDSLRQEVVSESFINDFKFDYKFNFDSATNASMAFIKSPEFQQQIKDVQKNAAEMAKHFNSAEWKKQQAEIRKNVDEMREKMNSKEFKANQEMVMKIAMDMRKQFNSPEWKKQQAEIQKSALEMSKKFNSEEWKKQQAEIRKNVDEMREKMNSPEFKKHIEEIKELQNSPEYKELKKNFDKGIDSIKKKKGIKSDSDWI, encoded by the coding sequence ATGGAAGCAATAGTAAACAATCTGATTAAAGCTACCGGATGGAGTATCTTCCACTCTTTATGGCAAGGCGCCATTATCTATGGAGTATTGGTGGCAGCTATAAGTGCGTTTCCTAAAATGGATGCAAAAATAAAGCACAATATGGCCTACGGAGCATTATGTCTTATATTTTTAGGATTTTGCATTACCTTCTTTTCATTATTTAAGCTCCCGCTAAATAGCATTGAAGTTGCTGCAGGTCAGGTTTCTCCGGTTAAGCAATCAGAATACCTTATCCATTTACCGCAGGATATGAGCAGCATAACAGAAAACTTTTTCCCATATCTGGTAAGCATCTATAGTATAGGTATATTATTTCAGCTATTTGTTCTGGGTATTGGATATAAAAAATTACTGGATTTAAAATGGGCTGACCGAACTTCTGTACCTACCCAATGGGTTCCGGTTTTTGAAGCTATGGTGGCCAAATTGCACCTACGCCAGAATATTGAATTTTACTTATCATCAAGGGTAAATGTGCCTCTGGTTATCGGGTACATAAAACCTGTGGTATTGTTTCCAATCGCATTGGCATCTCAGTTGGATATTAAGCAAGTAGAAGCAATATTAATTCATGAGCTTTCGCACATTCGGAGAAACGATTATCTATTAAACCTAATAAAAACCGGTATAGAGACTATACTTTTCTTTAACCCATTTGTATGGCTGGGTGGCCGACTTATAAATATTGAACGTGAGCATGCATGCGATGATCTGGTTTTAAAATTTACCGGCAGCCCCCTAACCTATGCACACGCTCTTTTAAAACTCGAAATACTGAAAAACAAAACCACTCCTGTACTTTCTATGGCCGCTACAGGAAATGAACAACATTTATATCAACGCATTAAAAGAATAACAGATATGAAAACGAATTATATGAATGCCAAACAACAGATTTTGGCTATAACATTAACAATAGCAACAATAATATCCTTAGCATGGATTAGCCCTGCAAAGAAAGCTCCGACTGTAAATAAGGAAGATCAACACAGTAAAAAGATTGATGTTGAAGGGATCGCGATTAAATCAAAAATACAGACCTTGCTGGCTCCGATTGTTGGCGAAGATTGTGATAACGACCATATAAAAACAGATACTACAAAGAAAAAAAACAAGTTCAAAATTGTAACTGTTGATGCTAAAGGAAATAAAAAGGAATACAATTCTATTAAAGAAATGCCTGATAGTTTAAGACAGGAGGTAGTTAGCGAATCATTTATTAATGACTTTAAGTTTGATTACAAATTCAATTTCGATTCGGCAACCAATGCAAGTATGGCCTTTATTAAATCGCCTGAATTCCAGCAACAAATAAAAGACGTACAAAAAAATGCTGCTGAAATGGCTAAACATTTCAACTCTGCAGAATGGAAGAAACAACAAGCTGAGATTCGGAAAAACGTGGATGAGATGAGAGAAAAAATGAATTCGAAAGAGTTCAAGGCAAACCAGGAAATGGTTATGAAGATTGCTATGGATATGCGTAAGCAGTTTAATTCTCCGGAGTGGAAAAAACAACAGGCTGAAATTCAAAAAAGCGCTTTAGAGATGAGCAAAAAGTTTAATTCTGAGGAATGGAAAAAGCAACAAGCAGAGATCCGGAAAAACGTGGATGAAATGCGGGAAAAAATGAATTCTCCAGAATTTAAAAAACATATAGAGGAAATTAAAGAGCTGCAAAACTCACCTGAATATAAAGAACTAAAAAAGAATTTTGACAAAGGAATTGATAGTATTAAAAAGAAAAAAGGCATTAAATCAGATTCTGATTGGATTTAA
- a CDS encoding BlaI/MecI/CopY family transcriptional regulator: MGISSDLKPTESELEILQILWEKGNCTVRDVHEILEKSKDSGYTTTLKLMQIMHEKGLVARDTSSKTHIYTALLNQQKTEQHLVNKMIDNVFNGSTARLVMQALGNHNASKDEIDSIKKYLDELSK, translated from the coding sequence ATGGGAATATCATCAGACCTTAAACCTACAGAAAGCGAACTAGAGATCTTACAGATATTGTGGGAAAAGGGTAACTGTACGGTTAGAGACGTTCACGAAATTTTAGAGAAAAGCAAAGATTCTGGTTATACTACTACACTTAAACTAATGCAGATTATGCACGAAAAGGGGCTTGTTGCGCGGGATACTTCTTCTAAAACACACATTTATACTGCCCTTTTAAATCAGCAAAAAACGGAACAACATCTGGTAAACAAAATGATCGATAATGTTTTTAACGGGTCAACAGCAAGATTGGTAATGCAGGCACTTGGAAACCACAATGCAAGCAAGGATGAAATTGATTCAATAAAAAAATATTTAGATGAATTAAGCAAATAA
- a CDS encoding DUF4835 family protein, giving the protein MKKRYLVLLFFLFICTPFVNAQELNARVQVQAPTVPNMDKRNLEVLETTIREFLNNNKWTNDTYSPQERIECNFVITITDWDGSAAYKAEAQLQSSRPVYASAYNSTLLNLSDKDFDFNYAEGQSLDFSDQTYISNLSSLLSYYAYTIIGLDKDSFSHLGGTPFYKKASTILNNAQVSGNKGWKAFDGLRNRYWLNENLLNKTFEDLRVFIYDYHFNGLDRLQDNTGRGVKKMITLLSGLKQMDKQKLGSIFPNFYFSTKADEVVNVFSIPTGDPSDRIKAYNLLVQIDPANINKYETLNQAIPTLNQGLKKN; this is encoded by the coding sequence ATGAAAAAACGCTACTTAGTTCTTCTATTTTTCCTTTTTATTTGTACACCTTTTGTTAATGCACAGGAATTAAATGCCCGGGTTCAGGTTCAGGCTCCTACAGTTCCAAATATGGATAAAAGAAATCTGGAGGTACTTGAAACCACAATAAGGGAGTTCTTAAATAACAATAAGTGGACTAATGATACTTACAGCCCTCAAGAGCGTATTGAATGTAATTTTGTAATCACTATTACCGACTGGGATGGCAGTGCTGCGTACAAAGCCGAAGCACAGCTTCAATCGAGCAGGCCTGTTTATGCATCAGCATACAATAGCACACTTCTCAATCTAAGTGATAAAGACTTTGATTTCAATTATGCTGAAGGCCAGTCATTAGATTTTTCTGATCAAACCTATATTTCCAATCTTAGTTCTTTACTAAGCTACTATGCTTATACTATTATTGGCTTAGATAAAGACAGCTTTAGCCACCTTGGTGGTACTCCTTTCTATAAAAAAGCATCTACCATTCTAAATAACGCTCAGGTTTCTGGAAATAAAGGCTGGAAAGCATTTGATGGGTTGCGCAACCGTTACTGGCTAAATGAGAATTTACTTAATAAAACTTTTGAGGACTTGAGGGTATTTATTTATGATTACCATTTTAATGGACTTGATCGTTTACAAGATAATACAGGGCGTGGAGTAAAAAAAATGATCACCCTGCTTTCCGGATTAAAGCAAATGGACAAACAGAAATTAGGTTCAATTTTCCCTAACTTCTACTTTTCTACTAAAGCAGATGAGGTTGTAAATGTATTTTCTATTCCAACCGGAGATCCATCAGACCGTATAAAAGCATACAATCTGCTTGTCCAGATTGACCCAGCCAACATCAATAAATACGAAACGCTTAACCAGGCAATTCCCACTCTTAATCAAGGCCTTAAAAAGAATTAA
- the coaBC gene encoding bifunctional phosphopantothenoylcysteine decarboxylase/phosphopantothenate--cysteine ligase CoaBC, producing the protein MLKDKNIILGVCGSIAAYKSATLVRLLVKAGANVKVILTAGGANFITPLTLATLSKHPVYTQYFEEETGVWSNHVELGLWADYMLVAPTSANTLAKMATGLCDNLLTAVYLSAKCPVLFAPAMDLDMWKHESTQANIEKLLSYGNLLIAPGKGELASGLYGEGRMAEPEDIVLFLLETISKGLPLSGKKVLVTAGPTYEAIDPVRFIGNHSSGKMGFAIAERFARLGAEVTLVTGPTAEKSSLQLNRIDVVSAAQMLAACEKEFRKAEIMVMSAAVADYTPVTTASQKIKKSSSEFNLELKKTEDILATLGKLKTENQILVGFALETENEEEHAKDKLIRKNLDLIILNSLNDKGAGFKMDTNKITIFNKAFEKTVFEMKSKTEVAKDICDEILKLV; encoded by the coding sequence ATGCTAAAAGATAAAAACATTATTCTAGGCGTTTGCGGCAGTATTGCAGCATACAAATCGGCAACACTGGTAAGACTATTGGTAAAGGCTGGCGCAAACGTCAAAGTAATTCTTACTGCAGGTGGGGCAAATTTCATTACCCCACTCACTCTTGCAACGCTATCAAAACATCCTGTTTACACCCAATATTTTGAAGAAGAAACAGGTGTTTGGAGCAATCATGTAGAGCTAGGCCTTTGGGCTGATTACATGCTCGTTGCCCCAACAAGTGCCAACACCTTGGCAAAAATGGCCACCGGCCTGTGCGACAATCTACTTACTGCGGTTTACCTTTCGGCAAAGTGTCCGGTACTATTTGCTCCAGCCATGGATCTGGACATGTGGAAACATGAATCTACTCAAGCCAATATAGAGAAATTGTTATCATATGGCAATCTTCTGATCGCTCCTGGTAAGGGAGAATTGGCGAGTGGTTTGTATGGCGAAGGCAGAATGGCTGAACCTGAAGACATTGTTCTATTTCTATTGGAAACAATAAGCAAAGGCCTTCCCCTATCCGGCAAAAAAGTATTGGTAACGGCCGGCCCCACTTACGAGGCCATAGATCCGGTACGTTTTATAGGAAATCATTCTTCTGGTAAAATGGGGTTTGCAATTGCAGAGCGCTTTGCTCGTTTAGGGGCTGAGGTAACTTTAGTTACAGGTCCAACTGCCGAGAAAAGCTCATTGCAACTCAACAGAATCGATGTTGTTAGTGCTGCTCAAATGCTGGCCGCCTGCGAAAAAGAATTCCGTAAAGCTGAGATTATGGTAATGAGTGCTGCCGTTGCCGATTATACACCTGTAACTACAGCCAGCCAGAAAATAAAGAAAAGCAGCTCAGAGTTTAACTTGGAATTAAAAAAAACTGAAGATATTTTAGCTACCCTAGGTAAACTAAAAACAGAAAATCAGATACTTGTTGGCTTTGCTTTAGAAACTGAAAACGAAGAAGAACACGCCAAAGATAAGCTGATCAGAAAAAATCTTGATCTGATTATCCTTAATTCTTTAAATGACAAAGGGGCCGGTTTTAAGATGGATACCAATAAAATAACTATCTTTAATAAAGCATTTGAAAAGACAGTTTTTGAGATGAAATCGAAAACAGAGGTCGCCAAAGACATTTGCGATGAAATCTTAAAGCTTGTTTAA
- a CDS encoding DNA-directed RNA polymerase subunit omega yields MSTNKPAIPNTTVTRNVNDLDQKTGNIYESLVIISKRANQISNNMKEELHGKLAEFASSNDNLEEIFENREQIEISKHYERLPKPSLIAIDEFLNDKVYHRNPTKEQ; encoded by the coding sequence ATGAGTACGAATAAACCCGCAATACCAAATACTACGGTTACTAGAAATGTTAATGATCTGGATCAAAAAACCGGAAACATCTATGAGTCTTTAGTAATTATTTCTAAAAGGGCTAATCAAATTTCTAATAACATGAAAGAAGAGCTTCATGGCAAATTAGCCGAGTTTGCATCTTCTAATGATAATCTTGAAGAGATTTTTGAGAACAGAGAGCAAATCGAGATCAGCAAGCATTATGAGCGTTTACCAAAACCGTCATTAATTGCTATCGATGAGTTTCTGAACGATAAAGTTTACCACAGAAATCCTACTAAAGAACAATAA
- a CDS encoding outer membrane protein assembly factor BamD: MFKIKHVLLLSFTIIALTIAGCKSQFEKIRLSNDVGKKYQEAMRLYNKKNYSKALILFEDLSQKYRGRAEAEELNYYYALALFKIRDYTTARYQFKSFADSYPTSKYAEECKYMSAYCYYLDSPRPSLDQENTYKAIDALQLFINFYPKSERAVEAAKYIGILRTKLEDKAFANAKMYYEIGGNGGEASNYRAAVIALKNAQIDYPDIKYSEEMDLLMIKSQYAFAKNSIEDRQEDRFTEAITYADEFAEAHPESKLLKEANALKKDSQDGIESAKRFIAERLANYEKYKSQLTKEAKRDSAINTIKTPNR; this comes from the coding sequence ATGTTTAAAATTAAACACGTATTATTATTAAGTTTCACCATTATAGCCCTTACTATTGCAGGTTGTAAAAGTCAGTTTGAGAAAATCAGACTGAGCAACGATGTAGGAAAAAAGTATCAAGAGGCTATGAGGCTATATAACAAGAAGAATTATTCTAAAGCATTGATATTATTTGAAGACTTGTCTCAAAAATACAGAGGAAGAGCTGAGGCGGAGGAATTAAACTACTATTACGCGTTAGCTCTCTTTAAAATAAGAGATTACACAACAGCAAGATATCAATTCAAATCATTCGCAGACAGCTATCCAACTAGTAAATACGCTGAGGAATGCAAATATATGAGTGCATATTGTTATTATCTGGATTCTCCAAGACCTAGTCTGGATCAGGAAAATACTTATAAAGCTATTGATGCTTTGCAGCTCTTTATCAACTTTTATCCAAAAAGTGAGCGTGCGGTTGAGGCAGCAAAATATATAGGCATTTTACGTACCAAGCTAGAAGATAAAGCTTTTGCAAATGCAAAAATGTATTATGAGATTGGTGGTAACGGAGGCGAAGCATCTAACTACAGAGCTGCTGTTATTGCACTAAAAAATGCCCAAATCGATTACCCTGATATTAAATATTCAGAGGAAATGGATTTGCTAATGATCAAATCGCAATATGCTTTTGCTAAAAATAGTATTGAAGATCGTCAGGAAGACCGTTTTACAGAGGCCATCACTTATGCTGATGAATTTGCTGAAGCTCACCCTGAAAGCAAGCTTTTGAAAGAAGCAAATGCATTAAAAAAAGACAGTCAGGATGGAATAGAAAGTGCTAAACGCTTTATAGCTGAACGCCTTGCTAATTATGAAAAATATAAATCTCAATTAACAAAAGAAGCTAAAAGAGATAGTGCTATTAATACAATTAAAACACCCAACAGATAA
- a CDS encoding DUF5655 domain-containing protein, which produces MDNNKSLSEFLQGKSAMSIELFDHFVSCYQQLGDVKFHATKTMIAFSSRINFAYIIQFGKNFIDVVFPFKQPYEDNLCFRKIKPVPGSDDYNHHIRIYYKEDINDEVLKYMYMAYENGNVKLC; this is translated from the coding sequence ATGGATAACAATAAATCATTATCAGAATTTCTTCAGGGAAAATCAGCTATGTCAATTGAACTATTCGATCACTTTGTTTCCTGCTATCAACAATTAGGTGATGTAAAATTTCATGCTACTAAAACAATGATAGCTTTCTCATCGCGCATTAACTTCGCTTACATTATACAGTTTGGCAAAAACTTTATAGATGTTGTATTCCCATTTAAACAGCCATATGAAGACAATCTGTGCTTTCGAAAAATAAAGCCAGTTCCAGGAAGTGACGATTACAATCACCATATACGTATATATTATAAAGAAGACATAAATGATGAGGTATTAAAGTATATGTATATGGCTTATGAAAATGGAAACGTTAAATTATGTTAA
- a CDS encoding acyl-ACP desaturase: MNLFEEKRREVMLHIEGYMLDMMQTYLKPIDTNWQPSDFLPDSTSETFYQDIKLLRENAKDLSYDLVAVLIGDTITEEALPTYESWLCMVDGITRNEEGGWMKWVRHWTAEENRHGDLLNKYLYLSGRVDMRQMEISTQYLIADGFDIGTGHDPYRNFIYTSFQELATNISHRRVASLAKKDGDTLLSKMCGVIASDEARHAKAYKDFMTKIFEVDPNEAMVAFEDMMRKKIVMPAHFLREMGMKIGQTFGHFTDAAQRLGVYTALDYVEIMQQLIEEWKLESMRDLNEAGEKARDYIMALPNRLLRVAERMNNPSIEYKFSWIHA; this comes from the coding sequence ATGAATTTATTCGAGGAAAAGAGAAGGGAAGTAATGTTACATATAGAAGGCTATATGCTAGATATGATGCAAACATATCTGAAACCAATTGATACAAATTGGCAGCCATCTGATTTTTTACCTGACTCTACCAGTGAAACATTCTATCAGGATATAAAATTATTGCGTGAGAACGCTAAAGATCTTTCTTATGATCTAGTAGCTGTTCTAATAGGTGATACCATTACAGAAGAGGCATTGCCAACTTATGAGTCGTGGTTATGCATGGTTGACGGTATTACCAGAAATGAAGAAGGCGGATGGATGAAATGGGTACGTCATTGGACGGCTGAAGAAAACAGACACGGCGATTTATTAAATAAATATCTTTACTTATCGGGACGTGTTGATATGCGTCAGATGGAAATATCAACTCAGTATTTAATTGCTGATGGATTTGATATTGGAACAGGCCATGACCCGTATAGAAACTTTATATATACCAGTTTTCAGGAACTAGCTACAAATATTTCTCATAGAAGAGTTGCCTCTTTAGCTAAAAAGGATGGTGATACCTTACTTTCTAAAATGTGTGGAGTAATTGCTTCGGATGAGGCTCGTCATGCTAAGGCTTATAAAGATTTCATGACGAAGATATTTGAGGTTGATCCAAATGAGGCAATGGTTGCTTTTGAGGATATGATGAGAAAGAAAATTGTAATGCCAGCTCATTTTTTGCGTGAAATGGGTATGAAGATTGGCCAAACATTTGGACACTTTACTGATGCTGCACAACGTTTAGGCGTATATACTGCGCTGGATTATGTTGAGATTATGCAGCAGTTAATAGAAGAGTGGAAGCTTGAAAGTATGCGTGATTTAAATGAAGCTGGTGAAAAAGCACGTGACTATATCATGGCGTTGCCAAACAGATTATTGCGCGTAGCTGAGCGGATGAATAACCCATCAATAGAATATAAATTTAGCTGGATTCACGCTTAA